GATAGGGGTGGACTGCCGCAACTGGCGCATTTCCGAAGGCTGCTCGCTGTGACAAGCCCAACCAAGTAAATGTCGCACTCCCGACTTTGCCCACGCTCTATGGGAGGTTCCGGGGGCGCGAATGTTTTAAATGGTCGAGGTGATAGCCATGTGATTATGTCCATACAAACATAAGGGTGGCATTTTGAACCGCATGGTACGCTGGCGATTTTCTCCCTTCTCTTCAAATAAGCCACCGGACTTTGGGTTTTTCCGAATGCGATTGGCGAGCTAAAACCTCCGAGTGCTTGATGCTCAGACACTTATTGAAGCAGTCTCATAAAGAGGGTACGCTACGAGGACAAAAGCCGAGTGCGCTCGACCGTAGAAGTCTTCGTGGAGCGAACGGTTGCGCCTACCGGCGGATGACAAAAAGAGTGCCAACGAGCAACTGTGCAAGGATATGCCGCGGTGTGAGAAAGAAATTTGAATCGGGATGAGAAGGATGAGGGAAGAGTCACTAGGCGCGGCAAAAACATTTCTCATCTTTTGAAAATCAAGGGCGCCCTACTTTACCTTCCAGCCTCACAGCACCCCAAACCGCTCGAAAAGCCGCGCCAATGCCCGCGCATCCGCCGCGATAAAATCGGCGCCGCACTCAAGCAGCCGCTCGTCGTGACCGTCGTGAATATGCGCCGCGCCGAGAAAACCCACCACTCGAAGCCCGGCCTGTTTGGCAGCCACCACACCTGTGGGGCTGTCCTCCACCACAAGGAGGTCGGCGGGCTGAAGTCGCAGGGTTTCCAACGCGAAATGGTACACATCGGGGTGAGGTTTGGGGCGTTCCACGTGTTCCGCGGAGAAGATATGCCCATCGAGGGCCGCACGCAACCGCACCCGGCGCAGGCATCGCTCCACATGACGCACGCTGCCGTTGGAGACCATGCTTTTGGGAGTTTTCAATTTTTTAAAAAGGGAGGGCATGCCCGCTATGGCCCGCAGCTCCGTGTCGAATGCGGCAATGTGCAGGGCGCGTAGTTGGTCAAAATAATCATCGGGCACCCGGATGCCGTATTCCTCACTGACAATCGCCACAATGTCGCGTTCCAAGAGGCCAGGGAAACGGCGGCTATATTCCTGCTCGCTTATGTGGAGACCATAAGTGCGGAGCAAACTCAAAGAGGTACGCACGGCGATGATTTCCGAATCCACTATGGTGCCGTCATTGTCGAAGAGAACGTGTTTGAGCATGGGAGTTGAGCGTATTGAGGGGTTGGAACGACAGCACAAAACAAGAGAGGAAAGGCTATTGTTTCTGAAACTTCCGTGCAAAAGAGTCGCGTCCGGCGATGACTTGCAAAGTGTAGAAACCAGCAGAGAGTGTCGTCAAGTCGAAATCGGGCAGGAGCTGATGCGAGGCAAACACGCCGCGTTGGACGAGCCGGCCCGATTGGTCAAACATAGCCCAAACAGCATCTTCCGACAAAGGTTTGTCCAACTGCAAGGCTAGCCGGTCGGCGGCGGGAGAGGGGAAGAGGTGGATGGAGGCAGGTTGCTCATACGATACGGTGACCACTTTGCTGTGAGTAAACCGACCATCAAAATCAACTTGGCGAAGACGATAATAGTTGATGCCGGGCAAGGGCGTTTCATCGGTGAATGTGTATGATTGAGGTTCGTAGGTGGTGCCTGCCCCTCTTTTTCGACCTATTTCCGCAAACCGTTGGCCATCGGCGCTGCGCTCCACAGAGAAAAAGTCGCTAGAGGTTTCGGTAGCGGTTTGCCAGATGAGGCGGGTGGTGTTTTGCTCCCTGTAGCCTGCAAACCTTATCAACTCCACCGGAAGCACCGAACCCGCAGTAACTTTAAAATCATCTATACGGTAGTTGCCAGCAAAATTGTCGCAAGGCACATTCCCAACGGCCGTGACATAAGTCCACCGGAAGCTAAGGCTGGCTTGGTTTTCCGCGTCTTCTGGCAAGGTGGCCGAAGTAAACAGTGCCCAAGTAGTACCAGCGTTAGCGGAGTTATAAGCTATTGTGTTCCAAGATGAGCCGTCGCTGCTCCATTCAAGTGCAACAGCTGGTGTGAATGCGTTGGTCCGCCGGTGGCCGAAGCTAACAGTCAGCGTTCCATAGCCCACACTCGAAATCCCATCCACTTGAAAACTCCGTTCCTCGCCATTAGGGTTGCAATTGCGCGACAACAAGTTGTTGCCACCAGATGCCCCCGAGTAACCTGATGAAGGTGTGGCGCTGTTGGTAAAAATTTGGTCAGTAGTAGCCGACCAATCACCGGGCAGGTCAGGGACCGAAACACCATTAAAAGTCTGGGTATAAAGAACAGTCTGTGCCGCAATTTGAAATGAAAGGCCAAATAGGGCGATGATTGGTAGCAATTTTTTCATGAGGGCGTAGTGTTTGAACTAATTGGGCAAATATAGAATCCACTCGCCCATCCTTTTCCCATTTCCATCTTTACTTTTTTGTAAACAAAGCCGCGCACCGCTCAATCCAAAGCCTTCAGCACTGTTCCGCTCACCTCGCCGAACCCAACGCGAAGGCCGCCCTTGGCAGCCCAGCCCCGCATCGTCACCGTGTCGCCATCCGACAGGAAAGTGCGCGTGGTGCCGTCGTTCAGCCGAATTGGCTCTTTGCCGCCCCATGAGAGCTCAAGCATGGAGCCGTAGGTGCCCGATTGAGGCCCGCTAATCGTGCCGGAAGCCATCAGGTCGCCCACACACACGTTGCAGCCATTCACGGTGTGGTGCGCCAGTTGTTGCGCCATGGACCAGTAAAGGTATTTGGAGTTGGAGCGTGCCACGATGGTTTCCGTGCCAGCGCCTTCGCCCCTGATGCCTACTTCCAGCGCAATGTCGAAGTTGTGCCCACCTTTGGAGCCGTGTTGCAGATAAGGGAGCGGCGCAGGCTGTTGCTTTGGGCCTTTCACGCGAAAGGGTTTGAGGGCTTCGAGTGGCACTATCCATGGGGAGATGGAGGAGCCAAAATTTTTACCCAAAAAAGGGCCAAGCGGCACATACTCCCAGCGCTGTATGTCGCGGGCGCTCCAATCGTTGAACAACACCAAGCCAAAAATATGCTCATCCGCCTTGTCCACCGCTATCGGTGTTCCCAGAGAGCTGTCCTTCCCGATAACAAACGCCATTTCAAGTTCAAAATCGAGCTGCCGCGAAGGACTGAACACGGGCGTTTCTTGGTCTTTGGGCAGAATCTGCCCCCACGGGCGGCGAATAGGCGTGCCGCTCACCACCACCGACGACGCCCTGCCGTGATAGCCCACCGGAATCCAGCGCCAGTTGGGCAGCAGCGGGTTGTCGGGACGAAACATCTTGCCCACATTGGTGGCATGCTCGATGCTGCTGTAAAAATCCGTGTAATTGCCCACGCGAACCGGGAGCAACATGGTCGCTTTTCGGTGCTCCACCAACAGGCGGGTGGCATTTTCAGGTGCGGCGGCTTGCGTGAGCCACGTCAACACTTTTTGGCGAACGCGGTTGGTGACGGGCTTGCCGAGCGCGATGAACTCGTTGAGCGTGTTTTGTTCAAATATTTTTTTAAAAAAACGGCGCTTGCCGAACAATCCGGCCTCCGCAGCAGTTGCCAAATCAACGATATGCTCGCCGATAGCGATGCCCGCGCGGGCTTTCCCGTCGCCCGTGTGAAACACGCCATAAGGCAAGTTGTGAAGCGAAAAATCAGAATCAGGAGAAATTGGGAGCCACGAAGTAAGAGTGCGCATGGATTTTAGTGCGTTATGGTTAAATTTGCGAATCGCGGCAAAAGTCGCAAATTCTCGTCGGAGCAGCCTCATCAATCGTCCTTCGTCAGCTCCGCCTCACTTGCAAGTAATCATTTTATGAGAAATCGCTGGTACGAATATCTCTATCCTCCCACGTTGGTAAGTATGTTGCCCCGACCGAGCGAGCGGGTGCGGCGGCGTTCTTTCCGCATCAAAATGCTCTATGCGTTTATCTATCCCTTTAGCTCCGGCATCGTCATCTACGCTGGCCTGATGACCTTCTCGGTGGTAGTGACGAACGTGACGGGGCTGCTGCCCCAAATCGCCGAAGACTTGTACGAGGGCAAGCTCAACACCGCAGGGTCTATCTTTTTGTGGTTGTTCGCGTTTTTTCTGGGAGGCTTCTTCGCAGGCTGGTGCGTGGAGCGCGAAAAACTGCTCAAATGGCGCTATCTTCATTTGCTGCCGCTCATGGTGGTGGCCAGCATTTTCATCTATGTTGGCTCGGCAGCCGATGACTCAGCCGCCCTGAACCCCGTGGCTTTTCCGGGCATGATTCTTTTTTCCATCGGCATCCAAAACGCGATGGTCAGCCTCACCACCTCCTCGCTCATCAAAGCGAGCCAGATGACGGGGGTCGTGAACGAATTGGGGGTTGACATTGCGGAGATATTTCATTCGGAGGGCGAAAAAAGGCGGCTCATCCAGCGCGAGGCCCTGCTGCGCGTCATCGTCATGGTCAGTTTTTTGGCGGGCGCCATGTTTAGCGTGGGCGTGTTCCCGCGCCTGCACACTGAGGTGTTTTTTGTGCCGGCTGGCATCATCATCGGGGTCATGATACACGACCTGTGGCGCTTCAAGCCCAAGAGCGACGAGGATAAGTGACCCCAAAACCGTGACCTATCGGTGAGCATCCGACGAGGCATGAAATATCTTCCCGTTCCACCAACCCGTCTCGATGATGGCTCCGTTTTTCCTGTAAAAAGCCAGCGCAGGCTCGTTCCAATCCAACAC
This genomic interval from Saprospiraceae bacterium contains the following:
- a CDS encoding HAD family phosphatase; the encoded protein is MLKHVLFDNDGTIVDSEIIAVRTSLSLLRTYGLHISEQEYSRRFPGLLERDIVAIVSEEYGIRVPDDYFDQLRALHIAAFDTELRAIAGMPSLFKKLKTPKSMVSNGSVRHVERCLRRVRLRAALDGHIFSAEHVERPKPHPDVYHFALETLRLQPADLLVVEDSPTGVVAAKQAGLRVVGFLGAAHIHDGHDERLLECGADFIAADARALARLFERFGVL
- a CDS encoding T9SS type A sorting domain-containing protein, with product MKKLLPIIALFGLSFQIAAQTVLYTQTFNGVSVPDLPGDWSATTDQIFTNSATPSSGYSGASGGNNLLSRNCNPNGEERSFQVDGISSVGYGTLTVSFGHRRTNAFTPAVALEWSSDGSSWNTIAYNSANAGTTWALFTSATLPEDAENQASLSFRWTYVTAVGNVPCDNFAGNYRIDDFKVTAGSVLPVELIRFAGYREQNTTRLIWQTATETSSDFFSVERSADGQRFAEIGRKRGAGTTYEPQSYTFTDETPLPGINYYRLRQVDFDGRFTHSKVVTVSYEQPASIHLFPSPAADRLALQLDKPLSEDAVWAMFDQSGRLVQRGVFASHQLLPDFDLTTLSAGFYTLQVIAGRDSFARKFQKQ
- the fahA gene encoding fumarylacetoacetase gives rise to the protein MRTLTSWLPISPDSDFSLHNLPYGVFHTGDGKARAGIAIGEHIVDLATAAEAGLFGKRRFFKKIFEQNTLNEFIALGKPVTNRVRQKVLTWLTQAAAPENATRLLVEHRKATMLLPVRVGNYTDFYSSIEHATNVGKMFRPDNPLLPNWRWIPVGYHGRASSVVVSGTPIRRPWGQILPKDQETPVFSPSRQLDFELEMAFVIGKDSSLGTPIAVDKADEHIFGLVLFNDWSARDIQRWEYVPLGPFLGKNFGSSISPWIVPLEALKPFRVKGPKQQPAPLPYLQHGSKGGHNFDIALEVGIRGEGAGTETIVARSNSKYLYWSMAQQLAHHTVNGCNVCVGDLMASGTISGPQSGTYGSMLELSWGGKEPIRLNDGTTRTFLSDGDTVTMRGWAAKGGLRVGFGEVSGTVLKALD
- a CDS encoding DUF1275 domain-containing protein translates to MRNRWYEYLYPPTLVSMLPRPSERVRRRSFRIKMLYAFIYPFSSGIVIYAGLMTFSVVVTNVTGLLPQIAEDLYEGKLNTAGSIFLWLFAFFLGGFFAGWCVEREKLLKWRYLHLLPLMVVASIFIYVGSAADDSAALNPVAFPGMILFSIGIQNAMVSLTTSSLIKASQMTGVVNELGVDIAEIFHSEGEKRRLIQREALLRVIVMVSFLAGAMFSVGVFPRLHTEVFFVPAGIIIGVMIHDLWRFKPKSDEDK